The region AGGATCAGATCTCTGTTGTAGAAAGTCCTGAGATAACCGTTGAGGTAAACCCTAAAACATATAGATACGAAGATTTCAGAATTATAAAAGAAGCAGGTGTAAACAGGATCAGTATAGGCGTACAATCTTTTCTTGAAAGAAATCTAAGGATGCTTGGAAGGGATCATTCTGTTAAAGACAGTTATAAAGCTGTTGAAGATTGTTTAAAATCAGGTATAGAAAATATAAATCTTGATCTTATATATGGGATACAGAACCAGTCATTAAAGGATCTTGAAAAAGATCTTGAGATTTATACATCTCTTCCAGTAAAACATATATCCGCTTACATGCTAACCCCATATGAAGGAACACCTTTTGAACAGTCTGTCAGAGAAGGTGTTTACAGGCTTAAAGATGAAGATGAGCTTTATGATATGTTTGTTCTAATAAATTCTTATCTTGAAACGCAAGGATTCCTCAGATATGAACTCTCAAACTGGTCAAAAGAGGGATACCAGTGCAGACATAACCTGTTCTACTGGAAACATGTACCATTCCTTGGTATAGGTGTTTCTGCATGGTCCTATATAAACGGGAAGAGATCCGGGAATACCGGAAACCTAAAAGAATATCTTGAAAAAATAGAAAAAGGAAAAAAACCTGCTGTTTTTTCTGAAACTATAGATAAGTCTGAATTTTTAAAGGAAAAGATATTTTTAGGTTTAAGATTAAGGGAAGGGGTGCCTGTTAAATATCTTTCAGGGAAGCTAGACTCTGTAGAGGAGCTTGTATCAGAGAATTTTGGTCTTATAGATGGGGATAGATTTATCCTTACAGAAAAAGGATTAATGGTTATAAACAGAATAGTTTCGCTTCTAATTTAGGACATCATCATATTTATAAAAATATCTTTTTTATATTTTCTGTTGTTTTTTTCTGGTGTATTATTAACTTAATTATAAAACTGGATTAATAAGTTATGAGAAATTATTTTATTTGTCTTTTTGCATTACTACTGCTTTTTAATAGTGTAAAAGCTCAGATAGCAAATACAAAGCATAACCTGTCTGCTTCAGGACCTGGAACTATTAAAGCGTTCAGTGAAAATGAGATCTGTGTATTCTGTCATATTCCCCATGATGAAAGGGAAGGAACACCTCTGTGGAATAGAAAGATGCCAACATCGGTTTACACTCTTTATGATAGCGAGTTTATACAGAGAATTAATTACCCTGCACCATCTCAACCTTCTGAGATTGAAGGTCAACCTGGAATAGTTTCAAGGCAGTGTTTGAGCTGTCATGACGGAACGGTTGCTATTGGCGATATATTCATTCTCAGAGGAACAGAGTTGGGAAATACGATTATCAAAATGCAGGGTGTCAATCCTGATGGTACTATGCCGCAGACAGCAGTAGGTTATATAGGAACAGATTTATCTGTACACCATCCAGTTGCGATTGAGTATAATCCTAATATTCAGAAAAATTTTGATGTAGGTTCAAAATCTGTAGAGCTCAATCCGGTTCCTGATCCACCTATAAAGCTTTACACGTATGGAGGTAAAAATTATGTGGAATGTACATCATGTCATGATCCTCACAAGGAAAACAAAAAGTTCTTAAGGGTTGATGTTGGAAATTTAGCTCAGGATTTCAAACAGACATGTATATCCTGTCACAATAAGCCTGGATGGAACGGAAGTGCACACGATACACAGACATTAACATATACTGATCCGGATGTAATAAAAAAATATGGAGAGGGATCCCCAGTTTCTGTAGCTGATTTAGGATGTGGTAACTGTCATACTCCACATAAAGCCCAGGGAAAGCCTCTTTTAAGAAAGATTGAGGAAAGAACATGTTTCTCAGGAGTTGCCTCATCATCAAATCTGGCTCCATGCCATGGATCAGGAGGAGCAAAGGATATAGAAAGTCTGCTGCCACCAAATAGACAGTATGGACATCCTGTTATGGAGATTCTATTTGAGAATGTACATACTCCGCTTGATCTTCTTTACGGTTATGGATCTACGGAGATAGATCCGGCTAATAGCAAGTCTGTTAAGTTTTCCGATTCAAAACATGCAGAATGTATGGACTGTCACAATCCTCACGCTGTCAAACCTGGAACACATACCCCACCAAATCAGTGGTATCCTTCAACAGTAACGGAAACAAACAATCAGGTCTCAAATGTTCTTTCTGGTGTTTATGGTGTTGAGCCTATATGGGGAGGTTTATGGACACAGCCTTCAGGTTTCAAAACCTTAGCAAATGCCCAGAAAGAATACCAGATATGTATGAAATGCCACTCAAAATGGGGACTTGGGAATTCTCCTAATTTTGACTGTACAACAGCATGGACATCAGATCAATCTGGCATAGTTCTTACAGATCAATCCTGTGAGTTCAGTCCTGAAAATAAGTCTGCACATCCTGTTGTTATGCCTTTAAATCAGATGACCGGAAATTATGCTCCGAAATCTCTTGATCCTACACAGCTGAAACCACCATGGAACAGTAATGTGGGGAATCAGACAATGTACTGTTCAGACTGTCACGGTAATGATGATGAAACTTTAAATCCGAAAGGGCCCCATGGATCCCATGCTATGTATATGTTGAAAGGACCGAATAAAAACTGGCCGGCGGACCAGAACGGTAGACTTTATAAGGTGGGTGATATATTTGGAACAAGCTCTGACGGTGGAACAACACAGGGACTTTTCTGTGTAAACTGTCATAATCTGGAGAATGCAGAGGTACATCAGTTTAAAGGAGGAGGCAGAATGGGTGGAGGTGGTATGGGTGGAGGTGGTGGGATGTCAAAATTTGTAGATTTCCCCTGTATTTACTGTCATATAGCTGTTCCTCACGGATCTCCTGTATCAAGGTTGATAGGTTACAGTAACTTCCCTCAGCCATACAACTACAATGGAAACAGCCTAAAACTCACAGGATTTGTGAAAAATAATATACTTAGAAAAAGTGATGCAAGATCTGACTCATGGACCTGTAGATGTCACCGGATGGGTGGCGGTATGGGAGGAGGAGGAGGAAATTATGATTTCAATCCTTATCCTTAATCATAGATGTACTTTATCTTTCAGGTCATCAGGTATATGATCTTTTATCATCTCTATAAACTGTTTTTCATCAAGGATCTGAACGCCAAGGCTTAATGCTTTGCGGTATTTTGAGCCGGGATTCTCACCAACAACAACATAGCTTGTCTTTCTGCTTACAGAACTTGATGCATGACCTCCAAGTCTCTCAACTATCTCCTGAGCTATCTCCCTTGAACAGCACGATAGAGTTCCTGTAAACACAAATGTTTTCCCTTCAAATATATTTTCCACGACCTCCTCTTTTTCCTTACATGTCTGTACGCCTAACCTTTTAAGTTCCTGTATCATCTTTATGTTGTCAGGATTATGGAAGAAGTCGTATATACTGTGCGCAACTACGTATCCCACATCAGGTAATCTCTCAAGATCTTCAACAGACCAGTCTTTAAGATCCTCTACACAGTTTATATTCTCTGCAAGTGTTCTTGCTGTAACCTTTCCAACAAATCTTATACCAAGTCCTGTGATAAGCCTGTTTATAGGTCTGTTTTTTGACTCCTCTATCGCCTTTTTCAGGTTTTCTACAGATTTCTGTCCAAAACCTTCAAGCTGAATGATCTTGTCATAAGGCAGTCTGTAAATATCAGGTATTGATCTTAAAAATCCAAGCTGATAGAACTTCCTTATATTTGCCTCTCCAAGGCCTCTTATATCCATTGCATCCTTAGATGCGAAGTATATTATCCTTTCAACAACCTGTGCCGGACAGTTTATATTTATACATCTCCATACAGCCTCTCCTGCAGGTTTAACAAGCGGTGAACCGCAGGATGGACATTCCTTTGGAAACTGTATAGGTTTTTCCTTTCCTGTTCTAGCCTCTGTTACAACCTTAACAACATAAGGGATAACATCACCTGCCCTCTCTATAAGAACAAGATCTCCAACCCTTATATCTTTCTCTTTGATAAAATCCTCGTTTATCAGGGACACGGATGAAACTGTAACACCTCCTATCTCAACAGGTTCAAGTTTTGCAACAGGTGTTACAGCACCTGTTCTCCCAACCTGAAAAACAACCTTTATTATTTTTGTTGTTGCCTGTCTAGCCCTGAACTTGAATGCTATAGCCCATCTAGGATGGTGTGATGTCACCCCTAATCTGTCGTACAGAGATATATCGTTGACCTTTATTACCATACCATCTATCTCATATGGATAATCATCCCTTTTTCTCTCCCACTCCCTGCAGTAATCAATAACCTCATCAATACCTCTGCATACCTTTATCTCTTTATAGGGAGATTTAAACCCAAGCTCGTAAAGTATTTTTATAGAGTCGTAATGGTATCTCAGTTTATTTCCAAGAAGATTATTCCCATCTTTATCAACAGCGTATGTTATCTGGTAAACAAAAGCCTCAAGACCTCTCTTTGCAACCTCCTTAGGATCCTGAAGTCTCAAAGAACCTGCTGCAGCATTCCTTGGGTTTGCAAGTGGAGGAAGACCTTCCTCAAGTCTCTGGTGGTTTATCTCCTTGAACTTTTCCTTATTTATAAGAACCTCTCCTCTTATCTCTATCCTATCAATACCATAAACTGAAAATTCAGCTGATAATGGAACTGTTTTTATAACCCTTATATTTGGCGTTATATCCTCTCCAACAACACCATCTCCCCTTGTTGCACCTCTCACAAACATATCTTTTTCATAAACAAGGGATATACCTGCACCATCAAATTTTGGCTCAACAGCATACTCAATAATATCAATTCCTACAGCCTCTCTCACTCTCCTGTCAAACTCCCTCAGATCCTCCTCGTTATAGGAGTTGTCAAGTGATAACATAGGGGCAAGATGTTTTACCTGAGGAAACTCCTTTGTAAGCTCAGAAGGAACTCTCTGAGTTGGTGAATCAGGTGTTATAAGCTCAGGAAATCTGCTTTCTATATCCTTCAGGAGATGAAAGAGTTGATCATACTCGTAATCTGATATTACAGGGTTTGCAAGTACATAGTATCTCCAGTCGTGGTATCTTATAACATCTCTAAGATCCTCTATTATAGCCTCTGCATCTTCCTTTGTTTTTATATGTTCTTTTTTTATCTTTAAAAGCTCTTTTGTTCTCTGTATAAGCTCCCTTTCCCTTTCCTTGGTGTACATCTTATTACCTCTTGCCTTTTATAATATCAACGCCGTGGCTTGTTCCTATTCTGTCAGCTCCTGCTTTTATCATTGATACGGCAGTATCAAAATCCCTTATTCCACCTGCCGCTTTTATTTTTATCTTACCTTTCGCCTTTTCTCTGAAAAGTTTTATATCGGAAAGTTTCGCACCTTCAG is a window of Persephonella marina EX-H1 DNA encoding:
- the hemW gene encoding radical SAM family heme chaperone HemW codes for the protein MIKGLYIHIPFCSIKCPYCDFVSITSDDKGLHRRYIEALKKEILLYKELDFDLETVYFGGGTPSLLDPELLSEFIYFIKDQISVVESPEITVEVNPKTYRYEDFRIIKEAGVNRISIGVQSFLERNLRMLGRDHSVKDSYKAVEDCLKSGIENINLDLIYGIQNQSLKDLEKDLEIYTSLPVKHISAYMLTPYEGTPFEQSVREGVYRLKDEDELYDMFVLINSYLETQGFLRYELSNWSKEGYQCRHNLFYWKHVPFLGIGVSAWSYINGKRSGNTGNLKEYLEKIEKGKKPAVFSETIDKSEFLKEKIFLGLRLREGVPVKYLSGKLDSVEELVSENFGLIDGDRFILTEKGLMVINRIVSLLI
- a CDS encoding cytochrome c3 family protein, which encodes MRNYFICLFALLLLFNSVKAQIANTKHNLSASGPGTIKAFSENEICVFCHIPHDEREGTPLWNRKMPTSVYTLYDSEFIQRINYPAPSQPSEIEGQPGIVSRQCLSCHDGTVAIGDIFILRGTELGNTIIKMQGVNPDGTMPQTAVGYIGTDLSVHHPVAIEYNPNIQKNFDVGSKSVELNPVPDPPIKLYTYGGKNYVECTSCHDPHKENKKFLRVDVGNLAQDFKQTCISCHNKPGWNGSAHDTQTLTYTDPDVIKKYGEGSPVSVADLGCGNCHTPHKAQGKPLLRKIEERTCFSGVASSSNLAPCHGSGGAKDIESLLPPNRQYGHPVMEILFENVHTPLDLLYGYGSTEIDPANSKSVKFSDSKHAECMDCHNPHAVKPGTHTPPNQWYPSTVTETNNQVSNVLSGVYGVEPIWGGLWTQPSGFKTLANAQKEYQICMKCHSKWGLGNSPNFDCTTAWTSDQSGIVLTDQSCEFSPENKSAHPVVMPLNQMTGNYAPKSLDPTQLKPPWNSNVGNQTMYCSDCHGNDDETLNPKGPHGSHAMYMLKGPNKNWPADQNGRLYKVGDIFGTSSDGGTTQGLFCVNCHNLENAEVHQFKGGGRMGGGGMGGGGGMSKFVDFPCIYCHIAVPHGSPVSRLIGYSNFPQPYNYNGNSLKLTGFVKNNILRKSDARSDSWTCRCHRMGGGMGGGGGNYDFNPYP
- the ligA gene encoding NAD-dependent DNA ligase LigA gives rise to the protein MYTKERERELIQRTKELLKIKKEHIKTKEDAEAIIEDLRDVIRYHDWRYYVLANPVISDYEYDQLFHLLKDIESRFPELITPDSPTQRVPSELTKEFPQVKHLAPMLSLDNSYNEEDLREFDRRVREAVGIDIIEYAVEPKFDGAGISLVYEKDMFVRGATRGDGVVGEDITPNIRVIKTVPLSAEFSVYGIDRIEIRGEVLINKEKFKEINHQRLEEGLPPLANPRNAAAGSLRLQDPKEVAKRGLEAFVYQITYAVDKDGNNLLGNKLRYHYDSIKILYELGFKSPYKEIKVCRGIDEVIDYCREWERKRDDYPYEIDGMVIKVNDISLYDRLGVTSHHPRWAIAFKFRARQATTKIIKVVFQVGRTGAVTPVAKLEPVEIGGVTVSSVSLINEDFIKEKDIRVGDLVLIERAGDVIPYVVKVVTEARTGKEKPIQFPKECPSCGSPLVKPAGEAVWRCININCPAQVVERIIYFASKDAMDIRGLGEANIRKFYQLGFLRSIPDIYRLPYDKIIQLEGFGQKSVENLKKAIEESKNRPINRLITGLGIRFVGKVTARTLAENINCVEDLKDWSVEDLERLPDVGYVVAHSIYDFFHNPDNIKMIQELKRLGVQTCKEKEEVVENIFEGKTFVFTGTLSCCSREIAQEIVERLGGHASSSVSRKTSYVVVGENPGSKYRKALSLGVQILDEKQFIEMIKDHIPDDLKDKVHL